CTATGTGCAAGCATTTGCTTAGACATTATTATTGGTATTTCACTCCCCCTTTAAAGATGAGAGCTCTGGTTCAGAGAGGAGTGAGCAGCACTGCCCAAGATCCCACAAGCAGCAAAGTGAGATCTGGAACCTAAGGCAGATGGAGATTTAGCTTGTGGGTCTTTGTTCTATCTCCTTTGTCTCCATTGTTCCAGGCCCTGCTGCCTCTTCAgcagtatttcattttttttaaagtttattttgttttaggtgaaagtttatgcAGCAAATTGGTTACAATGTTCTCATTTCCATTCTGCTTGTTCTTCCAAGAGTCTAGTTTCCCTACCTCTCCTTGCCTTCTCATTTATGCTTTTGGGTAAACGTCGACTGCTTGGCCTCTTATTAAAGGATTGTTTAAGGGAGTACcggagccctagtggcgtagtggttatatgttggcctacaaaggcagcagtttgaatttaccagccactccaagggagaaagatgaggctttctactcccgtaaagagttacagcagaggaaactcaaaagggcagttctgtACTGTTTTGTAGGGTCTGTCACTGTACATTGGCATCAActcggcagtgaatttgggttagtattttttggggggtggtttaAGCGAGTACAGTACTCACAGTCTGTTAGATGGCTGTAAGATGACCTCCGGGAGTGCTCCTACTCAATGGATATCTTAGGGTGACGGTCTCAGGGTCCTCTTATCTTTATTGGTCTGGCCTGTttaggaatttgaattttgttccacatttaccTTCCATTCTATCTGACCTAGTGTGTCCCTGGTCGGAGTAGTTAGTAGTGACAGCTGGGCACATCTAGTTCTTGGCTCTCGGGGACGAGGCAGTCGTTTATGTGGGCTCTTTTCTGTGGGTTagttcctttgctatcttttgcTCTGACAGATTGATAGCCCTAGAGTTGTATCTTAGCTGCCACTTCAAGTTTTGAAAACCCCTAACACTGAAAGATTAGGAGCTGTGCTGGGCCAGTTGCCTGGGGTGTCTTACAACAAGGCTATGGTCCTAAGTCCTCAAATCTAGTAAATGGACTCTGAGGTATCGTCATATGTCTAGGAAGTTCTGTAACTGTGTGGTCTATTTGCCTATTGTGTCTGTGAACATATGCATACATCTGTGGGGTACTTCTTCCCCTCTTTGATTTTTATCTTGTAGGGAGTATCAGTGTTAGAACTTGTGCCTTCGGTGTTATACGTTGCCTCAGAATCCTATTCCTAAGTACCTATCTAATAGAATACCGCTCTCCTTTTCAGCAACCATGAAGTTGAAGGAGACAAACTCAAGACCAAAGCCACCTACCTCTGGCAAATCTAAGATGAAGGGAATCaaagttgtgggaaaatggaagcagGTGAAAATAGACCCAAACATGTTtgcagatggacagatggatgacTTAGTGTGCTTTGAGGAGCTGACAGATTACCAGTTGGTCTCCCCTGCCAAGAATCCCTCCAGCCTTTTCTCCAAGGGAGAGTCCAAGAAGAGAAAGGCACAAGGTGTCTcagaaggagaggaggaaggagaagcCAGCTCCCCAAAGAAAAAGATCAAGGTGAAGAAGAGTAAAGCTGTAGAAACTGAAGGTACCAGTGCCCAGAAAGAATCTGAGGTCAAAGATGCCAAGCTAGATTCTCAGGAAAATGCCTCCATTCGTCTTGAGTCAGAGGTGGAGGAAAGGGCATCAGGAAGCCAGACTCACACTTTaccgaaaaagaagaaaaataaagggaagaagaaaaaacaagaacCCCCCCAGGGCACTGCTGCAAAGGTGCCCAAGAAGGCAAAGACATGGATGCCTGAGCTGCATGACCAGAAGGCTGATGTGTCAGCTTGGAAAGACCTGTTTGTGCCCAAGCCAGTACTCCGCGCCCTCAGCTTTCTAGGGTTTTCTGCACCCACACCAATTCAAGCACTGACTTTGGCGCCGGCCATTCGTGACAAGCTAGATATTCTTGGGGCTGCCGAGACAGGTGAGTGCCTTAGGGTTGTGCCTGTAAACTGCTATCAGGCTGGTGGCTGGAAGAGAGGGACATGTTAGAGAAAtagccacaaagacaatgtctaatgaaaatgtttcaacatTGTTTTATGTAGGTTTTGGGTCAACTCGGCTAGGCCAGGGTTCTGAGTAGCTTGACAGTAATTCCCAGTGATGCGATCTAACGTAAGATAATCAACACAATGAGCAACTAGCAGTTGTGCTGGAGTGTGGCCCCcttgatcaggtcacagcctggataAATTGGAAGAAAGTCTCTTCAGGGGTGTGGCCCACTCTTAATTTAAGCAGGCTCTGTGGGAAGGTTTGTTGCTTCTGCTGGCCCTGTATCCTTATGTATGGACTtctgattctttggacttgagccagcagcatGCCTTATTGCCTGCTATCCCAGAAACCATCAGTGGTCTGCCAACCTTGCATTCATTCCTGCTTCCCAGTTCATCAATccttgcagctacatgagtccggAGAAGCCTCCAGATTAACATCTGATCCATAGACTTGAACTGGAATGGATTTagcctgcttctacaactgtgcaacctgctttaagtttcttcctatATCTACACATGTGATATGTGTAAATGtcatggttttgcttctccagagaacccaggcTAACAGAAATCTacccgctctgagttggaatctgctacttcctaactggtaCTTAGGACAAGTCACTGTCTCTGAGGCTACAGACTCTACTGTGAAATGGAGATTATGGGAGTGCCTACCACTTGAGTGTTTATGCACTGTTTAAAGTTTGCACAGTGTTGGGTATATTGTAAGTCATCTCTAAATGGGCCTTCCTTTTCGTGAGTTTTTTAAGAATGACCCTGCCTTAgactggttctctagagaagcaaaacccaggatgtgtatgtgtgtatatatatatatatatatatatacacacacacacatatacgcatacatacacatatacatatttacatgtttgtatatgtgtgtgtgtgtgtgtgtatatatatatatatatatatatagagagagagagagagagagaagaaggataagtttatataaagaaaaacagtttgtataATTGTAGGTGCAGGCAAGTCTAGTCAAATCCAGGCaggtcccaagtctgtgggtcagatgttaagctggagctcCTGGCTGGCAGTAGCTTTAGCAACTGATGAACTTCACATTGATAGGAACACCACCGACAGGTCGCTCTAGAGGCTGgtgaacccaaggtcagcaggtggcaCACTGCTTATGGCTCCCAGGATTGTTAGACAACATGGCAGGCTGTGGGCTTAAGTCTGAAGAACCAGACGTTGAACCAGATGTGGCAGGATCTAGACCCAGCGAAAAACGAGCTTTCCCATTACATCCACTTAATTTAGGAAGTAGGCCATACCCCTGAGAAAACATCCTTTCAATTGTTTCAGGACTGTGACCTGAAGAAGGGGTCATATTCCACCCTAATCTTATTATAACTGCATGGCTGCTCGGAGTCCATTATGGGGTTAACACTAGGTTTATGGACATTACTTGTATGCCTATTTCTAATGACACCTGTCAAGTTTGACATGGGAATGAACtcacacctttttttttaaaacattttattagggactaataatacaactcctatcacaatccatacatacatcaattgtgtaaagcacatctgtacattccttgctctcatcattctcaaagcatttgctctccacttaagccctttgcatcaagtcctcttttttcccctccctctccactcacccccccatgaacccttgataatttataaattattattttgtcatatcttgccctgtccggcgtcccccttcacacccttttctgttgtctgtcccgcagggaggaggtcacatgtagatccttgtaatcggttccctctttcctacccacttaccctctaccctccccgtattgcccctcacacccttggtcctgaagggatcatccaccctggattccctgtgcctccagctcctatctgcaccagtgtacatcctctgctctatccagacttgcaagatagaattcggatcatggtagttggggaggggggggaagcatttaggaactggaggaaagctgtattcttcatcggtgctacatggcaccctgactgactcatctcctcccctagacccctctgtgaggggatctccagtggccggcaaatgggctttgggtctccactctgcacttcccccttcattcactatggtaagatttttgaacTCACATCTTTTATTTTAAAGCACAACTTATTTAAAAACAACATCATTACACATCATTAACTCATAAAAGAAACTATATGATACTATATAAAATTTATACTATTTAACATACAACATTTGAAATAATTGGGTTCGATGTAAGGGTCACTTGTGTCTATGCCAGTCTGACATTCTCTGCTGCATTGTTAGTCTTGACATTTGATGTTTACTTTCTGGGAACTTTGGGACTATGTTTATATTTCTCATGTAATGTGTTCGTGCATGAAACATTTACTGGGATTAATACTCAGTTTATACTCACATCAAATTGATCTGTATCCATAGAGATAGGTATACGACATGGAGAATTTTGAGATTAGAAGGCTTAGAAGAAAATAAACTTGGATATATATTTGCCTCATTAAATGGATAAAAGTCATCTTAATTGGTAGGAGGTAAATGTTAACATTTGTATACTTTTGGAAGAGGAAATTAAAATGTGTCAAGATTATGCGTCCTGTAAACCAAGTGTTAATTACATTGGACTAGGCCATATCTTGGAGGATTAATTGGCCtgaactgccaaaccactaagaaccctggcccagccaagttgtcaGAAAACTCAACCCTCACAGGTGTGAAGGAGGAAGGTAGGGTTAAGATTACTTTTCTGGAGAGAAATATTCCTCTGGATCGGGAAGAGCCAGTTCCTCAACAATTGACTAAAGATACAAAGGGAAAGGCTGCCTTGGGAGCTGGTAAGTTTCTTGGTGGTGGAAGTTTTTGAGTGTGTCGTATAGAACCATTGGATGGATTATTAGGCAATGTCAAGCATGAAGTGGCAGTTAGGATTAGGCTGTTTTTAAGGTCCCTTCATTCCTTGTACTGGCTAAGATCGTGTGAAAAAGTGGCAAGTTACCTGACTGGGTAGACAAGACTACTGACTAGGAAGGGATTTACTCTGGAGTGGAGCTAGTTCTGCTTGGAGCTTCTAGGTCAGACCAACATTATCCAGTAGACATACGTGACATGAAACGTGTAATTTTAAACTTCCTAGGAACCAcattagaaaaaaatataaacaaataggtaAAGAATAATTTTAACAAGGTGTTTAACCAATCGATGTTAAATGATTGAGATAGTTTACACTTTTGTTTTTTGGTCCTTTAAAACCTGCCATTTGTTTGAAACTTCAGAGCACATTTCAGTTTAGACTAAACACATTTCAAGGGTTCAATAGCTACCCTTGGCTACTCGCTTCTGTATTGTACAGCATAAAGTTAGACTGGAGACACTGGGCCTTGGGCTTCTGAAAGAGAGTCATCAGATGTTTGGGGCCGGGTCCTTGGGGAGTCACCCAGATGGAGCAGGGAGGATGCCCTACCTAAAGTGCTTCATTGGTGAGCTCGGCCCTCACATCCACCTGTGGGTTTGGGTCAGTGGGTCCCATTATTGTTCCAATCTTCCAGATAAGGAGCCTTGGCTTTACAGAAGATGGACCACTTAAGTGCCTGGAAAGGTCACAGCTAGATATTTGTAGTGCCTGGACTGTAAGCTGTGTCTGTGGGCTCTTGAGCCCGCTGCCGCACTGCTGGTACTCTGTGTAGGCCTGGAGGTAGGTCCCTGGAAGGCAGAGGCAGCGTCTATGCAGCCGTTGTGGCTGGATCCTAGCATTTGGAGTCATCCTCTGGATCTGCTGACCTGAGTTTCAAAAAGGATTGAGATAGGCCTTGCATTTGGGGCTGTGGACAAAGTACTGTCCACACAGTTAAAGAaaacacaagggggcttcagaaaattactgtaatttttcatttttaaaaaaatttcattttttctcaTAAACTTGGAAGCCACCTCATAATCTCCCCCAATGGACCCCTTGGCAAATCCTTCTGTACCACCTCTCCTTGCCCATTCAGGTAACCACTGGTGGGCTTTCTGATACTGTCATTAGAGTGAAATTATAGATACTTAATGTGGGGGGTGCTTGGTGCCTCGTGCCTCTGCCTCTGGTTCTGCCAGTCAGCATTACTTGAGATTCAGCCATGTTACTGTGAGTAGCATAGTTGGCTCCTTTTTATTGATGAGTCTTTTTATTGATGAGTAGTATTCtatttgggagccctggtggcatggtaggtTAAACATTAGGCgggtaatcacaaggtcagcaatttgaatccaccaactACTCTTCGGGGACGTTCAGCTCCCGTGGAGTTGCCCTCTGGGAAAGccgcaggggcggttctaccctgtcctagagggtcactctgagtcctagagtgacagtgggtttagtgtgagtattccattgtgtacgtATATccaattttgttttcaatttgtgTATCTACTCATTTGTTGGTGGGCATCTTGTTCTTGGTTGTTAAAAGCGTGATGAATGCTGGTGTAGGAATACCTAGATGTGGAATGGCTGGGCTATGTGGTAAGTGTTTATGTGTAGGAGTTTTCCAAAGGGGCTACAtccttttctttaatcattttactggggactcttacagctcttctcacaatccatgcatccatccattgtgtcaagcacatttgtacatatgcttccatcatctttttcaaaacattttcatcaaGAGTTAGGAGAGTTAGAGTGGGTCCAGATCCTTGCCAAAATTTGGTGTGAccagtttttaattttattttagattCTTCAAATTAAAGTGGTCTTAATTTACATCCccagaggaaggtcctccacaagatggattgacaggttggctgcagcagtgggtttaAGCCcgggagcaattgtgagggtggtccaGTGCTGGGCCATGTTTCTTTCAGATGTGCATAGGGGCACTCTGGGTTGGGACTCACTCAGTGGCATCAAACAGCAGCGACCAATAATGCTCCTGACTACCCCCTGAAAGACAGCTCTTTGAACCCACATAGCAGtgtcgtggaagaaaggcctggtagtctgtttctataaagatcacCGCCAGGAAAACCCAAGACTACTCAGCTCTTAACATGGGCTGCCTGCCACAAGTCAGAACCAACCATGTGGCACAGTGACTAACGACACTGTGCTTATGTATCATCCTTACTCTGTGGTGAGGTGTCCGGATCCTTGGCTTATTTTAATTGGGTTGCTTGCATTCTATTCACCGAGTTTTGAAAGTTATTACATCTTGGTGGTGGtgctagttgctgttgagttgattctgacttactgtGACCCAgtgtgtgcagagcagagctgccttggGAAGCAGGCCCAGCCTGTCTCCCGAAGAGCCGCTGGTGGGATTGCCCTGCCAGAGTTTGGCTGTGGTCAAGTGCTAAAGCATTTGTGCCACCctgagagccccatgcctgtggcagtATTCAGGATCCCCACCCCCCGAAGTCTGCGGTTGGCTTTTCATTTTCCTAGCAGGCTCTCACGGAGCAGAAGTTTATTTGAATGAAGTTCAAACCATCAGTATTTTTCTTTCATGGACTTGCTTTTGGTGTCTTCTCTAACAACTCTTTGTCTAACCCAAAGTCACTTAAGATTTTCTCTTGTTTTCATTAAAGAAGATTCCCTCTCCCACATGTTCCCAGGTAGTGTTAGGGTCTGTGTTTTAATCTCTTTGATCCTCATTGAGTTAATTTACCAAAATTCTGGGtttcatccccttactgaagggctgtggggaggagacgagctagttggtgcagtatagcacaaatgaaacatacaacttccctctagttctttaatgctcacccacccccactatcatgatcccaattctaccttacaatctcgctagaccagagcatgtacactagtacagataagggctggaaacccagggaatccaggacagataaacccctcagggccaataatgagagtagtgataccaggaggatagggggaaagtgttggagaaagggggcagtgatcacaatgatctacatataaccccttccctgggggatggacaacagaaaagtgggtgaagggggatgtcagacagtgtaagacatgacaaaataatattcataggagggaaaaaatgagctaataccaagggctcaagtagaaagcagatgttttgagaatgatgatgacaacaaatgtacaaatgtgcttgatacaatgggtggatgtgtggattgtgataagagttgtataaacccctaataaaatgatttgaaaagaaaaagatgatgacaacatatgtaaagatgtgtttgaggggcaggaagagaggagtggagcacatcctggtctaccaaaccttgaggacgatatccctgctcagaacagccaatgcacagagaggaccattctggccagccccactatgagacactacaTCCCTTGCTGATCCATGACCctctaggggacaacactggagacacagtttcAGCTCTGACCCcacaacaccgaggcaaaacactgaaagcatgtggcagagcagcggggggagcagagcagggaggtccccagggagtgccaaggatagactttggggccagaggtgagcaaacagaccttgaactattaaataaaaatgtatttgacaaatggatatatgtatggattgtgataagagctgtaagaacctccaataaaatttaaaatattttggcaCATGGATTCTAGAACAGTTTGTTGAAAAATTACCCTTTCTTCATTGAGTTACCTTAGCACCTTTGTTGAAAATCACTGGTTGTACATatgtgggtgtgttagtctgggtacattagagaaacaaatctacagaaactcatgtataagagagagttttatataaaggttaagtgcacatcaagaaagcatcccattaaaaaaaaaaaagcaacccaacccagtgctgcccaaaccccagtccaacattagctcaaaaGTCTgacaccaatacacaaagtcctcctccatctcacaaaccacaggaggaaagctgaatcagtgaacgtgtaagcatctcagcactggcaggggtctccatagagctgctccagcccccagggctgcatcagggttggtccaggtggcttcttctcaggaatgtcttgcaggaagtaagccatgccactgaagcagagaactggctaaggcacctaCCCACTGATCCGactgtcagaaagcaagagacctgagaactagaaaggcgaggctcactgagccatttatccctctgcctttcaattgaccccacatgtgtttatcggccaggttggcacaataaactttttaCTATCTCAGTGGGTCTGTGAGTCTCTCCTCTTTTCCATTGAACTTGTCTCTTTACTCCAGTCCTCCCCCGTCTTCATTGTAGTGGCATAGTTCTCCACGGACAGCTTTTGCTCCTCTGCTACTGTGTTTATCCAAAGCATTATATATCCTTGATGAGATTATAAATGGGcatttaaatgtttaaaattttttattgctGTTGTGGATGTTGGTGGGTGCTGTCGAGTGACCATACATATAGCTGAACAAAACAGTGACTGGGCATATGCCTTCCTCACAATTATGGTTgcattgggcccattgttgcagccactgtgttggatTGTCTTCTTTTCCACACGTCCAAAGGTTATGAAATGAATTTTTCTCCATCTGCCTTTCTAAagaacatcctggctgtacttcttcccagatttgtttgttcttctggtagtccataaaaATGAGGGTCTTTGATATATGGTCTTGTATTTGTCTATTAAGATTTAAAGCAAGGTTATATATATTTTGGTATTAAacacataaacatatatttttcCCCTTTTGTATTGCCccccaaatatttttttcttacaaTGACAaaagacacgcacacacacacagctttcccCTTGAGGATTTGTTGCCTGGGCATTTGTCTTTGGCTCATCCTCAGTGCCAGTGTGTAGACTTTCCCTAGGCTGACCAGCCTTTTCCCCAGCCCTCAACTTATTGGGGCagtggtggggcaggggtggggagaggggtggaggcACTTTGAATTGACCAGGGTGGCACTTGGCTATATCAGTGTCTAATTCTAGACACTAGACAAACATGCATCTGCTGattcacttttttctttttaactcaaAAGGAAGTGGGAAAACTCTTGCCTTTGCCATTCCGATGATCCATGCCGTGCTGCAGTGGCAAAAGAGGAAGCCTGCCTCGGCTCCAAGCAGTGCTGGGGCACCACCTGGAGGCACCCCGGCTGAGGCCAGCACTGAGACAGAGTCACCACGCAAGTCAGGGACTGAATCTGGGGCATCGCCTGATGCGGCTGGAGTTCAGAGTGAAGCAGTGTTCCCAGAGGCCGGAGCGCAGACTGGGGCTGCCAGCTTGGGCCCAGGGCTGCTCCTCTGTGGTGGTGAtggagatgctgctgctgctggtgaagGCCCTTCTCCCCAGACCCCAAAGGCTGGCCCCCCACAGGACGAGGACAGCGAAGACACGCTCGGCGAAGAGCAGGCGGGcaagtgggcccctgagtccaatGGCAGCACTGCTGCCCATCAGGAGCACCCCAGGCGCCCTCTGCTTGGACTGGTTCTGACTCCCACTCGGGAGCTGGCTGTCCAGGTCAAGGAGCACATTGATGCTGTGGCCAGGTTTACAGGTGAGCTGTGAGTCCTTTACATTCAAGTGTCCTGAAAGCCTCCCAGAGTAATGAGCCGGGCTGCCCGCCCTTGTGCAAGATTTTCTTTGACAGAGGATGGGATCAGAAACTGTTTTCTCAGCTATAGATCGCACGTGCCAGCCTAGATGCATAGACAGGTGATTTATTGGATACAAGAGATAACTCAGGGCTGGAGTTGGCAAGCTGCCGGTTTTTGCAAATCAAGTTGACATTCGTTTGTGTGTTGTCTGTGGCAGCTTTTGCTGCAGAAGTAAGAGCGGAGTAATTACAAGTTGTAACAGACCATCTGGCCTGCAAAACCAAAGAAGTTTACTTTTTGACCTTTTAgaatagcggttctcaacctgtgggtcacgacccctttgggggtcgaataaccACAGGGTTGCCTAAGACCTACGGAAAACACATACAGTGAATATTTcagaatatgtaattacatattttgtgattaatcactatgctttaattatgtttaattatgttcaatttgttacaatgaaaatacatcctgcatagcagatatttacattacgattcataacagtaacaaaattatagttatgaagtagtaatgaaaataattttgcggTTGGGAGTccgcaccacatgaggaactgttcaagggttgcggcatgagggaggttgggaaccactgccctagaggcttGGCCAGTTAACTGCCTTACAGCATCACAGCTGCACGCTCTCAGGGAATCCCTTTTTTTGCAGAGGCTACAGAgtgaacattttatttttgtaataaAAGCAGCCATTCTTGTACTCTGTGCGAGGCACTGTTCTGTGTGTAGGCGTTTGCCCTGTCTGAGCCAATGTGACCCTTCCCCGCGGGCATGGAGAGGAGAGCCGAGCCACGGGAAAGTCCCCTCCAACTCCAGGCCTGCGGGGTGGAGGGCTCGCTCGGGGAGGCGCTGCCACGTCCTGCTCAGCACTGGTGCCCCATTGCTCCGTTTTTTTCCCAGGGCACTGGAGGCAAGCACACGCCAGTTTAAAAACAGACCTTCCTGGCAAAATGCAAAAACCAGACTTAGTGGATCACTTGAGACCAGAGAGCTCCCTGGGACTGCTTATTGCCCTGCGATAGTCTTCAAACCTTGAACTGAAACTCCACCTTTGATGTCACCTGGTCACTAATGAACTATTGGAATAGTTTTTACTGTGCTGTTTAAAGGGTTGTATGCATTGAGTTGCAAAccacgaggttagcagtttgaagccaccagctgcaccatgggagaaagatgaagctttctcctcagaaacgcacaggggcagttccaccctgtcatgatGTGTCAGATGTAACTCATGGCAATGAGCTTGTTTTTCTTAGTGCTGCTTAAAATTCCCCTTATGACACTGGACAGTCAGCAGTTCCTTTACAACAGAGCTGAGAATGTAAGGACACAGTGATGCTAGATCGACGACAGTGTGACAGCCAGGGTAGAAGTACTGAGAATGTGCACACAGTGTGACAGCCAGGGTAGAAGTACCGAGAATGTGCACACCGTGTGACAAAGGCAACCACCTTGGCTAAGGCTGTGTGCAGAGATTGTGCGTGtctgggtgtgggggtggggtgtgggggaatCCTAGGCTGCTGTGTAAGCCTCCACCCCAAACCCAGGAAAATGATGCTGAAGCACAGTTGGCAGTCCAGGGGTAACATATCCCCGACCCTTTGTGTGTTGTAGGAATTGGAACTGCCCTCTTGGTGGGTGGGATGTCCACCCAGAAGCAGCAGAGGATGCTGCACCGTCAGCCTGAGATTGTGGTTGCCACTCCAGGCCGACTGTGGGAGCTGGTTAAGGAGAAGCACCCGCATCTGAGCAACCTTCGACAGCTTCGGTGAGacatggcccctccctccctctgtctctgGTCTGAATGGGCCTGAGGGGACAGGGTAGCCGGTGCAGTGCCTTCTCGCTGCCACCGAGGGCCCTGGTGAGATACCAGCAGACCGGCCTGAGGGAGATTGTTTGAGACTGGTGGGATGTGTGCCTGTGTGTTGGGGGCTGAAGGGGGGTTGAAGGGGGTTGGGGCTGAAGGGGGGTTGGGGGCtgaagggtggcggggaggagcGAGTCTGGAGATGCTTCTAACCTGGTTCTGGGGGTCTGCCTGGTTCTGCAGGTGCCTGGTGGTGGATGAGGCTGACCGGATGGTTGAGAAAGGCCACTTTGCTGAGCTCTCCCAGCTCCTGGAGCTGCTCAGCGACTCGCAGTACAACCCAAAAAGACAGACGCTTGTGTTTTCTGCCACGCTGACCCTGGTCCACCAGGCGCCGGCGCGCATCCTGCATAAGAAGCACACCAAGAAAATGGACAAAGCTGCTAAACTGGACCTCCTCATGCAGAAGATGGGCATGCGGGGCAAGCCCAAGGTCCTGGACCTCACGAGGCGTGAGGCCACTGTGGAGACGCTCACCGAGACCAAGATCCACTGTGAGGCTGATGACAAGGACCTCTACCTGTACTACTTCCTGATGCAGCACCCGGGCCGCACCCTGGTCTTCGCCAACAGCATCTCCTGCATCAAACGCCTCGCGGGGCTCCTCAAGGTGCTGGACATCATGCCACTGACCCTGCACGCCTCCATGCACCAGAAACAGAGGCTCAGAAACCTGGAGCAGTTTGCCCGGCTGAAAGAGTGAGTCAGGCCTAGCTCCTGGGCCCCATGGACGGAGGGAGGCAACACTGAGGCAAGGGGGCTTTGCTGCTTGAAGGCAGCCTCTTTGACGCGGCATTAGACAGGCTCACCACTCCTTTGCGTTAGAAGGGTCCATGTTAGTGAGGGCCAGCGCAGGTTGCCATCGAGCGCACCTTGACT
This genomic stretch from Tenrec ecaudatus isolate mTenEca1 chromosome 14, mTenEca1.hap1, whole genome shotgun sequence harbors:
- the DDX24 gene encoding ATP-dependent RNA helicase DDX24, giving the protein MKLKETNSRPKPPTSGKSKMKGIKVVGKWKQVKIDPNMFADGQMDDLVCFEELTDYQLVSPAKNPSSLFSKGESKKRKAQGVSEGEEEGEASSPKKKIKVKKSKAVETEGTSAQKESEVKDAKLDSQENASIRLESEVEERASGSQTHTLPKKKKNKGKKKKQEPPQGTAAKVPKKAKTWMPELHDQKADVSAWKDLFVPKPVLRALSFLGFSAPTPIQALTLAPAIRDKLDILGAAETGSGKTLAFAIPMIHAVLQWQKRKPASAPSSAGAPPGGTPAEASTETESPRKSGTESGASPDAAGVQSEAVFPEAGAQTGAASLGPGLLLCGGDGDAAAAGEGPSPQTPKAGPPQDEDSEDTLGEEQAGKWAPESNGSTAAHQEHPRRPLLGLVLTPTRELAVQVKEHIDAVARFTGIGTALLVGGMSTQKQQRMLHRQPEIVVATPGRLWELVKEKHPHLSNLRQLRCLVVDEADRMVEKGHFAELSQLLELLSDSQYNPKRQTLVFSATLTLVHQAPARILHKKHTKKMDKAAKLDLLMQKMGMRGKPKVLDLTRREATVETLTETKIHCEADDKDLYLYYFLMQHPGRTLVFANSISCIKRLAGLLKVLDIMPLTLHASMHQKQRLRNLEQFARLKDCVLLATDVAARGLDIPEVQHVIHYQVPRTSEIYVHRSGRTARATNEGLGLLLIGPEDVINFKKIYKTLKKDEDIPLFPVQTKYMDAVKERIHLARQIEKAEYRNFQACLHNSWLEQAAAALEVELEEGMYKGGKANEQEERRRQKQMKVFKKELRHLLSQPLFKDDLQTKYPTQSGKLPGGLTAPRSSESALSCVSKQKKKQKQRLREQPQPSTSAS